Part of the bacterium genome, TTTTGTTTATATAATTTTATGCATCTTAAGCGAATTGAGATCAGCGGTTTCAAGTCTTTTGCCCAAAAAATCGCTCTTGAGTTTGATAAAGAGATATCTGCCATAGTCGGCCCGAACGGGAGCGGCAAATCAAATGTGGCCGATGCTGTGCGCTGGGCGATCGGGGAGCAGAGCACAAAAGCTTTGCGCGTCAAAAAAAGCGAGAATTTGATATTTTCCGGCCATACCGCGGGCGTAGGGAAAGCCGGCGTTTCTTTGTATTTCGACAATCGCGATCATGCTTTGCCGGTAGATTTTGACGAGATCGTGATCAATCGCCGTTTGTATAAAAACGGAGATACCGAATATTTTATCAATGAATCGAAGGTGCGTCTTTTGGATATTTTGGAAATGCTATCCAGAGTCGGCATTAATCCAAAAAGCTATTGCGTTGTCAGCCAGGGTATGGCCGATGCGATTTTACGCGCCAGCGCCGAAGAGCGAAGGGGTATTTTTGAAGATGCAGCCGGGGTAAAGCCGTACAAAATCAAACGCAATGACGCGATCAGGAAACTGGAATTGGCAGAAGAGAATTTAAGCCGGGTAAATGATTTGTTGGCTGAAATTAAGCCGCGACTGGCTTTTTTGCATCGTCAAGCGGTAAAAGCGGAGAAAATAGTCGTTGTTAAAAATGAACTTGATGAAAATCTGAAGAAATGGTACGCATTCACGTTAAACCGCTTTAACGATCAGAAAAAAACCATTACAAGAAATCTTGACGAAAAAGACAGTGTTTTGAAAAAAGCCCAAGACGAGCTGAATCACTTGATCAAAAAAATGGACGAGATGAAAGAATCGAGCGGAGACTTGGATAATCGGCAAGAAAATTTAAGAAACGATCTTGAAAATATCCAGATCAAGATCGACGAATGCATAAAAAATCTGGCAATTTATGAAACAAAATTGAAAATCGAAGAAGAGAGAAAAGAGCGGGTAAGCGTTGAAGCGGTGGCAATCAGCATTGATTATATCAAGGAAAAAATAGCGGATATTTATAGCGCCATTAATACGGCTATAGAACTTATAAAAAAAGCAAAAGACGGCAAGCCGGCAATGGGAACCGATCTAAAAAATATTGAATCAAAAATTCGCGAGCTTCTCAGCGATATCAATAACGGCAAGGTGCCGATCGATAAAGAGCAAATCCGCCATCTGGCGGAGGAAAAAGCCAAAGTAGTTGCGTCTTTGTCCGGCGAAATTAATCGGATAAAAAATGTTTTCAGCGAGTTGAATAGTAAAAAAGAAAATATTCGGCATAATATTGACAAAGAAGTCTCGGGAGACAGAGAACGGCGCAGCGAGTTTTTTACCCTCCAGGGAGAAATTAACCGCGCCGAGTCCGCGGTATATAAGCTGCGAAACGAAAAACAAATTGTGGTTATTGAAGAAACCAAGATCAATACCAGGATCGAAGATCTGGTAAGCGAGATAAAAACCGAAACAGGCGAAGGTTTTTTAATTGAGGTTCAAAAAATGGTTCCGGAGGCGATAAATGAATATGAAGTAAAAGAAAAAATCGAAAAACTGAAACGGGAATATATTCAAATCGGCGGGATCGATCCCGCGGTGATCAATGAATGCAAAGAAACCGACGAA contains:
- a CDS encoding AAA family ATPase — protein: MHLKRIEISGFKSFAQKIALEFDKEISAIVGPNGSGKSNVADAVRWAIGEQSTKALRVKKSENLIFSGHTAGVGKAGVSLYFDNRDHALPVDFDEIVINRRLYKNGDTEYFINESKVRLLDILEMLSRVGINPKSYCVVSQGMADAILRASAEERRGIFEDAAGVKPYKIKRNDAIRKLELAEENLSRVNDLLAEIKPRLAFLHRQAVKAEKIVVVKNELDENLKKWYAFTLNRFNDQKKTITRNLDEKDSVLKKAQDELNHLIKKMDEMKESSGDLDNRQENLRNDLENIQIKIDECIKNLAIYETKLKIEEERKERVSVEAVAISIDYIKEKIADIYSAINTAIELIKKAKDGKPAMGTDLKNIESKIRELLSDINNGKVPIDKEQIRHLAEEKAKVVASLSGEINRIKNVFSELNSKKENIRHNIDKEVSGDRERRSEFFTLQGEINRAESAVYKLRNEKQIVVIEETKINTRIEDLVSEIKTETGEGFLIEVQKMVPEAINEYEVKEKIEKLKREYIQIGGIDPAVINECKETDERYNFLAKESGDLEQAIIDLRKVIAHLDEKIDEQFNSIFKKINFEFNKYFRLIFGGGGASLELFEIAFKANEENADTAANLEGEEEKSKKKEKGINIKVSIPGKKVKDLETLSGGERSLTSCAILFAIIASNPPPFVVLDEIDAALDENNSQKIAQILGELEKMTQFIIITHNRAMMRQAKTIYGVSMTDESISKIISVKIDDVKQS